The nucleotide sequence ACGAACCGTCTGGATCCCTTCATGGCCTTATGCGTGTGCGCAGTCTTGTTCAAGATGATGCCCACATTTTTTGTACACCGGAGCAAATTAAGGACGAAACAAGCAATTTTTGTTCTCTCTTACGGTCGATTTACAAAGATTTTGGGTTTGAAGATATTGTTGTCAAATTTTCAGATCGTCCTTTAAAACGTGCAGGTTCGGATGAAGTTTGGGATAAAGCTGAAAAAGCTCTGAGAGAGGCTGCTGAGGCTTCTGGAATAGAGCTTGTTATGAATCCAGGGGAAGGAGCTTTTTATGGTCCTAAGCTTGAATTCGTTCTAAAAGATGCGATTGGACGGGATTGGCAATTAGGAACGCTACAAGTTGATTTTATTTTACCAGAACGTCTTGCCGCTTCTTATATTGGAGAAGACGGTCAGAAACATATTCCTGTTATGATTCATCGTGCTATTTTTGGATCAATGGAACGATTTATTGGAATTTTAATTGAAAATTTTGCTGGGAAGTTTCCTTTTTGGCTGGCACCTATTCAAGTTCAGGTTTTAACGATTACATCTGAAGCAGATGACTACGGAAAACATGCTCTTGAAGCTCTAAGGAATGCGGGGTTAAGAGCTGAAGGAGATTTTAGAAATGAAAAAATTTCTTATAAAATTCGGGAACATAGCCTTCAAAAAGTCCCTGTTTTAATGATTATTGGTAAAAAGGAAGCCGAATTAAATCAGGTTACGCTTCGTATATTAGGAAAAGAAGGGCAAGAAACACTTGCACTTCCTGATGCAATTGCTAAACTTTCTTCAGAAGGCAAAGGGCCTTTTAAAGAAAATGTGTGTTCAATATAATAACTAAAGGAGACAATTATTAGTTCCATGAAAGATACAAATTCAACGACTCCGAGAGGTCCATTTCAAGGTCCCGCCAAACGCTCTGAGGACTCAGAGACAACATCAAGGTTGCGAGATGGTCGTGCGCCATCAGAAGGCCCGCGTCTTAATTCAGCAATACGGGCACCCCAAGTGCGTGTTGTGGGAGAAAATGGTGAGATGATTGGTGTTTTGAGTCGCAAAGACGCGCTTGATCGTGCTTTAGACGCAGGACTTGACCTTGTAGAGGTTTCTCCAGATGCTGACCCTCCTGTTTGCAAAATACTCGATTATGGAAAATATAAATACCATGAACAAAAGAAACTTGCAGCTGCGCGTAAGAAACAAAAAGTTGTTGAAATTAAAGAAATTAAGGTGCGTCCTGTAACGGATGAAAATGATTATCAGGTTAAGCTAAGAGCGATGAAACGCTTTATTGAAGAGGGGAATAAAGTAAAAGTTGTTCTGAGATTTAAAGGACGTGAAATTAGTCATCATGAGCTTGGACTTAAAGTTTTAGAACGCATGAAATCAGATATGGAGCTTCTTGCAAAGGTTGAACTTGATCCAAAATTTGAAGGACGCCAAATGATTATGATGTTGGGTCCAAAATAAGAAAGAATCTCAAAAACCCACTTCTTTGTAAAGAGGACCTTTAAGATGGATGAGACTTCTATTTTAAAAGTTTTTTTTGAAAAAGTAGGAGAAGTGGGTTTTTATAATGTCTCTTATGAAAATCTTGCGCAAGAACTTCTTCTTGATGGTGCCTCTTTAAAATCTCAATTCCCTGAGCCCATTGATTTTCTAAAAGCTCTTTTAAAGAGTTTAGATAAAATAACATTGGCTCCTGAGGATTTATCTCTTACTCTTAAAGAGGCATTGTTTGAGTGTTGTATGGTGCGCATTGAAGCTCTTGATCCTTATAAAAATGGGCTGAAACATCTTATTAAAGAGATTGAAAAAACTTTCTTTTATGAGGGAAGAAATCTTCTTTTTTTAAAGGATATTACGCCTTTTCTTCTAAAAAGCATGGAATCAATTTTAAAGGAGGTGGGAATTGAACCTCATTTTCCAAAAAAATGGGCACTTCTTATCGTTTTTAGTCTTACGCTTCGTGTATGGATTGATGAAGAAACAGGCGATCTTTCACAAACGCTTCAAGCTTTGGATCATTCTTTAAATCTTTTATTTCTTAAATATGAGAATTTTTAGAAAA is from Pseudomonadota bacterium and encodes:
- a CDS encoding translation initiation factor IF-3, which produces MKDTNSTTPRGPFQGPAKRSEDSETTSRLRDGRAPSEGPRLNSAIRAPQVRVVGENGEMIGVLSRKDALDRALDAGLDLVEVSPDADPPVCKILDYGKYKYHEQKKLAAARKKQKVVEIKEIKVRPVTDENDYQVKLRAMKRFIEEGNKVKVVLRFKGREISHHELGLKVLERMKSDMELLAKVELDPKFEGRQMIMMLGPK